GAGGACACGGGCTACTCCTGGGTGGAGGAGACGGCCGGCCGGGGGACCGGAACATGAACGGGGCGGCGTCCGACCAGCAGGGCTACCTCGAGGACTACGAGAAGCTCGCGGCGCGGGCCTCGCGCAACGGCGGCGCCTGGGTCGGCGACCTGCGCCGCAGGGCCATGGACCGCTTCCGCTCCCTGGGGTTTCCCACGACTCGCGACGAGGAGTGGAAGTACACGAGCCTGGAGGGGCTGCGGCGGGCGCGTCTGCGTACCATCGACACGGCGACGGGCGGGGCTCGAGGGCGCGATCCGTTCGAATCGGGCGACTGGGAGCGCTACGAGTTGATGTTCCCGTGGACCGGCGAAGGAAAAACCGGCCCGGGAGTGCGTGAGGGGCGTGAACGAGGCAGCGACGCCGGGAACGCGAACGTGGCTGAGAAGGGGTCGAACCGGGTCGCCGCGGCCGCGGGTGCGCGCGATGGGGATGTCTTCATCGGCCGTCTGGCGGACGCCGTGGAACTGGGTTTGCCTTGGGTGAAAGCCAACCTCGGGCGTCACGCCGACTATGATGGACACGCGCTCCGTGCGCTCAACACGGCCTTCGTGGAGGATGGCGGCGCGGTCCGGCTGGGACGCGGAGTCGACCTCGACCGGCCCGTCCACATGGTCTTCCTCGCCGACGCCGGGCAGGAATCCAACCGCATCGTGCATCCGCGCACCCTGGTGGTGGTGGGCGCCGGCAGCCGGCTGACGCTGGTGGAGGCCTACGCGGGCTCCGGCGACGCGGTCCACTGCACCAACGCCGTCACCGAGATCGTGCTGGAGGACGACGCCGAGCTGGACCACTACCGTCTGGTGCGCGAGGGCGGCGGGACGTTCCACCTCGGCACGGTGCAGGTGCACCAGTCGCGCAACAGCCGCTACCGTTCGCATTCGGTGACCACGGGCGGCGCCATGACGCGCGTGGAACTGAACGCGCTGTTCGACGGCGAGGGCGCCGACTGCCTGCTCCAGGGACTCTACGTGGCCGGCGGCTCGCAGCACGTGGACAGCCGCACGGCCATCGAGCACGCAAAGCCCCACGGCACCAGCAGCGAGCTGTACAAGGGCGTGCTCAACGACCGGGCGCGGGCGGTGTTCAACGGCAAGATCGTGGTGCGCAAGGACGCACAGAAGACCGACGCGCGGCAGTCCAACCGGAACCTGATGCTGTCCAGGGACGCGGAGATCGACAGCAAGCCGCAATTGGAGATCCTGGCCGACGACGTGCGTTGCGCCCACGGCACCACCATCGGCCAACTGGAAGAGGACGAGATGTTCTACCTGCGCTCCCGCGGGCTGGACGCGGCGCTGGCCCGGAAGCTGCTGGTGCACGGCTTCGCCAGCGAGATCCTCGACGGCGTCGCCATCGAGCCCCTGCGGGACGGACTGACGAGCCGGGTGCTGGCGGAGTTGGGAGCATGATGGCAATGGAGCTGGCGTCCTTCGACTTCGCTTCGCTACGCTCAGGACGAACGTTTTTCGGTCCCCTTTCCCGTTCGTCCTGAGCGTAGCGAAGCGAAGTCGAAGGACGCCAGCACAATCGATCAGACTCTTCGAGAAGGACGATGGGACAGGTCAGGACCACAGGTTGGAACGGGACGGAGAACGGCTTCGACGTGGCGCGGGTGCGCGAGGATTTCCCGATCCTCGGCGAGAGCGTCCACGGCAAGCCCTTGGTGTACCTCGACAACGCCGCCACGGCGCAGAAGCCGCGCTCCGTCATCGAGCGCGTGGCGGGCTACTATGAGACCGAGAACTCCAACATCCATCGAGGCGTGCACCGCCTGAGCGAGCTGGCCACCCGGGCCTACGAGGATGCGCGCGGCGCCGTGCGGCGGTTCCTCAACGCGGCGCAGGACCGGGAGATCGTGTTCGTGCGCGGTGCCACCGAGGCCATCAACCTCGTGGCCCGGTGCTACGGCGGTGTTCACCTCGAGGCGGGGGACGAGGTGGTGATCTCCGCCATGGAGCACCACTCCAACATCGTGCCGTGGCAGCTCATCTGCCAGGAGAAGGGCGCGGTGCTCCGGGTCATTCCGGTGGACGACCGCGGCGACGTCGTCATGGAGGCCTATCACCGGCTGCTGGGACCGCGCACCCGCATCGTGGCGTTGCCGCACGTGTCCAACGCCCTGGGCACGGTGAACCCCATCAAGGAGATGATCGCGGACGCGCACCGGGCAGGCATCCCGGTGCTCATCGACGGCGCCCAAGGGGCGCCCCACGCCGCCGTGGACGTGCAGGACCTGGACTGCGACTTCTACGCCTTCTCCAGCCACAAGCTCTACGGCCCCACCGGCGTCGGCGTGCTCTACGGAAAGGCCGGGCTGCTGGAGGCCATGCCGCCCTACCAAGGGGGCGGCGACATGATCCTCACGGTTAGCTTCGAGGCCACCGAGTACAACGATCTGCCGTACAAGTTCGAGGCCGGCACCCCGAACATTGCCGGGGTCATCGGCCTGGGCGCGGCCGTCGAGTACCTCGCCGGTCTCGGCATCGAGGCGGTGGCGGCCCACGAGGACCGGGTGCTCGCCTATGCGGTGGAACGGCTCACGCACGTTCCCGGCCTGCGGCTCATCGGCACCCCGGCTCGCCGGGCATCGCTGGTCTCGTTCATCTTCGGAGACGTGCACGCCCACGACATCGGCACCATCCTGGACCAGGAGGGCATCGCCGTGCGCACCGGACACCACTGTGCCATGCCCGTGATGGACCGGTTCGGGGTGCCGGCCACCGTGCGCGCCTCGTTCGCGTGCTACAACACCGAGGCCGAGGTGGACGTGCTGGCGGAGGGACTCGAAAGGGTAAGGAGGCTGTTCGACGGTGTCTGACCTGAGGGACCTTTACCAGGAGCTGATCCTGGACCATAACCGCAAGCCGCGGAACTTCGGGCCGCTGGCCGGTGCCAACCGCAGCGCCCGGGGTGTCAACCCGCTGTGCGGCGACAAGGTCACGGTCCACCTGCACGTGGAGGACGACCGCGTGACGGGCGTGAGCTTCGAGGGCACGGGCTGCGCCATCTCCATCGCCTCCGCCTCGGTCATGACCGAGAGCCTGAAGGCGCGGAGTTGCGACGACGCCCGGGAGATGTTCGAGCGGTTTCACCAGATGGTGGCGGCCGACGACGGCGGTGGCAACAACGGCGCCGGCATGGGCAAACTGGCGGCCTTCGCGGGCGTGCGCGACTATCCGGCGCGGGTGAAGTGCGCTACCCTGGCATGGCACACGTTGCGCGCGGCCTTGGACGGCGACGGCAAGGCCGTGAGCACCGAGTAGGGCCGCGAAGACGGACCGGGAGACATTCCGTGGAAAGCGTTGCGGAGCAGAAGGACATCGAACGGCGCGCCATCGAGGCGATACAAACCTGCTACGACCCCGAGGTGCCGGTGAACATCCACGAAATGGGCCTGATCTACGGGGTGGAGGTGGACCCCCTCGGCCTGGTGACGGTCACTATGACCCTCACCGCCCCCAACTGTCCGGCGGCCCAGTCGCTTCCCGCGGAGGTGGAGGAGAAGGTCCGGGCGGTGGACGGCGTCACGGACGTGCACGTGGACATCGTCTGGGAGCCGCCCTGGGACCCCAGCCGCATGTCGGACGCGGCCAAGCTGCAGCTCGGCATGCTGTAGCCGTTCCGATCATCGTCATACGCACCCGACCGAAGACACATGGATGAAGCCAACGAGCAGATGGCGGTGCGCCGCCAGAAGGTGGCGCAGCTCCAGGCGCAGGGTCTCCCTGTCTACCCCAACGACTTTCGTCCCAGTCACACGGCGGAGGACATCCGCGAACGCCACGGCGACCTCGACCCAGACGGGCTGGAAGCGTTGACGGAAGAGTTCGCGCTGGCGGGCCGCATCCGCGCGCACCGGCCCCACGGCAAGGCGGCCTTCTTCGAACTGGAGGACCGGAGCGGCCGGCTCCAGGTCTACGCGCGCAAGGACAAGCTGGGGGACGAGGCCTACGCGCGCGTGCGCGCGGCGGACGTGGGCGACATCGTCGGCGTGGCCGGCCGTCTGTTCCGCACCCGCACCAACGAGCTGACCATCGAGGCTCGTGAAGTCCGCCTGCTGAGCAAGTGCATCCGCCCGCTGCCGGAGAAGTGGCATGGCTTGAAGGATGTGGAGACCCGCTACCGGCAGCGCTACGTGGACCTGATGGTGAACCCGGAGGTGCGCGAGGTTTTCCGCCACCGCTCGCGCATCATCTCGCTCATCCGCCGCTTCCTGGAGCAGCGCGGCTTCCTCGAGGTCGAGACCCCCATGATGCAGCCCATGGCGGGTGGCGCGGCGGCCAAGCCCTTCGTGACGCACCACAACGCCCTGGACCTGGACCTCTACCTGCGGGTGGCGCCGGAGCTGTTCCTCAAGCGCCTACTGGTGGGAGGGCTGGAGCGTGTCTTCGAATTGAACCGCAACTTCCGCAACGAAGGGCTGTCCACGCGCCACAATCCCGAGTTCACCATGGTGGAGTTCTACCAGGCCTACGCTGACTACCGTGACATGATGGAGCTCACCGAGGAGCTGTTCGTGGAGTTGGCCCAGGCGGTGCGCGGGAGCCTGCGCATCCCGTGGGGCGAGCACGAGGTGAACCTGGGGCGGCCCTGGCAACGGCTCTCCCTGGTCGAAGGCGTGGCGCGCCACGCCGGCGTGGACGAGTCGGAGCTGGGCAACGCGGAGTCCCTGCGCAAGCTCGCCGAGCGGCACTCCCTCAAGGTCGACCCCAAGCTCGGCCGCGGCAAACTCCTGGTGGAGTTGTTCGAGCATCTGGTGGAGCCCGGCCTGATCCAACCCACGTTCGTCACCGGCTATCCCCTGGAAGTATCGCCGCTGGCGCGCCGGAACGATGCGAACCCCGCATTCGTCGACCGCTTCGAGCTTTTCATCGGCGGCAGGGAGCTGGCCAACGCCTTCTCCGAGCTCAACGACCCGGCCGACCAGCGGCGTCGCTTCGAGGAACAGGCGGCGGCGCGGCGCGCCGGCGACGACACCGCCTGCGAGGTGGACGAGGACTATGTGCGCGCCCTGGAGTACGCCATGCCGCCGGCGGCGGGGGAGGGCATCGGCATCGACCGCCTGGTGATGCTCCTGACCGATTCCCCCTCGATCCGCGACGTCATCCTCTTCCCGTTGCTGCGTTCCTGACCATGCCGTACGAGTTGTTCGTAGGGCTGCGCTATCTGCGCGCCCGGCGCAGCGAGCGGTTCATCTCCCTGCTCACCGTCATCTCCGTGCTCGGAGTGATGATCGCGGTGGTTACCCTCAACGTGGTGATCGCGGTGATGACCGGCTTCGAAGAGGTGCTGCGCGACCGCCTCCTGGGCCTCAACGCCCACGTGCTCCTGGTCCGGCCGGCCAGCTACCTGCGGGGTTACGACGACCTCGCCCGGCGCGTCGGCGAGCGCGAGGACGTGGTCTCGGCCGCGCCCATGCTCACGGGGCATATCATCCTCACCTCCCGAAGCCGGGTCTCGGGCGTGGTCGTACGCGGCATCGACCCGGACCGTTCCAGCGTGGAACTCCAGGAACATCTTCGGGAGGGACGCCTGGACGGTCTCAAGACGCGCACCCCGGCGACCGTGGACGGCCGGGAACTGCATCTCCCGGGCATCATCATCGGCGACAGGCTCGCGGAGCAGCTCCGGGTGGGCCTGGGCGATGCGCTACAGGCGGTGTCCCCCATCGGCAGCCCCACCGCCGTCGGCATCATCCCGCGCATCCGGCGTTTCGCGGTGGTCGGCATCTTCGATTCGGGCATGCGCGAGTACGACAGCGGGTTGGCGTTCCTCGGTCTCCCGGCGGCCCAGGACTTCTTCGGCGTGGGCAAGGTCGCCACCAGCATCGAGGTCACCGTCACCGACGTGGGCGACGCCCAAGCCATCGCCGCGGGCATCCAGGAGGACGTCGGCGACCGTTACCGGGTGGAGGACTGGACGCGCCTGTGGCCCAACCTCTTCGCCGCGCTGCGCCTGGAGAAGACGGTGTATTTCCTGGTGCTCCTGCTCATGGTGCTCATCGCGGCTTTCAACATCGTCTCGACCCTGATCATGGTGGTGATGGAGAAGCGCAAGGACATCGCCGTGCTGCGCTCCATGGGGGCGTCCCGCGGCAGCATCCGCTGGATCTTCCTGCTGAAGGGGTGGATCATCGGCGCCGCCGGCACCCTGTTGGGCGTGGTGTTCGGCTACGTGCTCGCACGGCTCATCGAGCGGTACCAGTTCATCGATCTGCCCGAGGACGTCTTCGTGGTCTCCACCGTGCCTGTGAGCATCTCGCCGCTCTACTTCGCCCTGGTGGCGCTGGCCTCCCTGGTCATCTGCTGTCTCGCCAGCATCTACCCGGCGCGGCAGGCGGCGCGGCTCCATCCGGTGGACGTCATCCGTTACGAGTAGGCGGACATGGCGGCGCTCATCGAGATACGCGGGCTCGTCAAGTCCTACATCGCCGGCGACCGGCGCGTGGACGTGCTCGCGGACCTGGATCTGGCACTGGAGCAAGGCGAGCGGCTCGCCATCATCGGCGACTCCGGGGTGGGCAAGAGCACACTGTTGTACATCATCGGTACTCTCGACCGGGCCGACGGCGGTACGCTGCGTTACGAGGGACGGGACGTCACCGGCTGGAGCGACGACGAGATCTCCGCGCTGCGCAACCGCACCATCGGCTTCGTCTTCCAGTTCCACCACCTGCTCCCCGACTTCAACGCCCTGGAGAACGTCATGATGCCGGCCCTGATCGCGCGCTGGGACCGGCCCCGCGCGCGGGAGTCCGCCTTGGAGTTGCTGGACATCGTGGGTCTGGCGCACCGGCTGACGCACCGGCCCGGGGAGTTGTCCGGCGGGGAGCAGCAGCGGGTGGCCATCGCGCGCGCGCTGATCCTCGGCCCGCGGCTCATGCTGGCCGACGAACCCACGGGCAACCTGGATCCGGGGACCGCGGGCGAGATCGAGGACCTGCTCTGCGGCCTCAACGAGGAGCGCGGTTTGGGTCTGATCGTCACGACCCACAACCGGCACCTCGCGGGCCGCATGAATCGCCGGCTCGAACTGCGCGAGGGGCGCCTGTTCGCGTTCGCGGAATAACCGGTAAGGAACCGTACGTAGGGGTACCCGCGCGTGCGCGGAACGGGTTTCGGCTGTTTCGATACGCTTTACAACGGCGTGTGAACTTGGTAGCAATACCTTCCTTTTCAGCGTATTGACTCATGCGAGCTACAATTTGCCGAAGAATCGCCGCGGTTCTTCTGACCGGGATGTGCTGTATTGTCGGTTGGCATGGTCTGGCCGTGGCACAGTCGCTGGTCAGCGAGGTTCGCGTCGCGGGCAACCTGAGGGTGGAGGAGGATGCCATCCGGTTGAGCATCCAGGCCCAGCCGGGGGAACCGTTCGACGCCGAGATGGTGAACCGTGACGTCAAGGCCATCTACCGCATGGGTCTCTTCGATGACGTCAGCGCGGACTTCTCCGCCACCGGCGTTCTGACCTACACGGTCAAGGAACGCCCGTACGTGAGGGAGGTCCGGATCGCGGGCAACGACAAGGTGTCCACGGAGGACATCGAAGCGGCCCTGGGGGTCCAGTTGCGCACGGCTCTGGACACCGCGCGTTTGCAGGAAGGATTGCAGCGGGTGCTGCGCCTCTACGGCGAGGCCGGCCACGTCAATACCCGGGTCGACTACAACCTGACCCCGGCCGAGAACAACCAGACCATCGTGACCCTGAGCGTCTTCGAGGGCGAGACGCTGCTGATCCACAGGATTGCCTTCGAAGGCAACCGCGCCTTCTCCGACGACGAGTTGAAGGACGTCATGGATACGAAGGAGCGGTGGTTCATTCCCTTCACCAGCCGCGGCCGCCTGGATCCGGACGTCCTTACCAACGACACCGCGCAGTTGTCGTCGTTGTACTACGACAACGGGTTCGTGGACCACAAGATCGACGAGCCCATCGTCCTGCCGCGGGGCGAAGGCCTGGAGGTCGTGATCCGCATCCAGGAAGGCGAACGCTACCGCGTCGGAGAGGTGAAGGTCGGCGGGGATATCGGCCGGACGCCGGAGCGGCTGCTGGAACGGGTCAGCCTCACCTCGGGGCAGGTTTTTCGCCGGAGCCGTCTGCTCAACGACGTGAACGCGCTGCAGGAACGCTACGCGGACCGCGGCTACGCCTTCGTCGAGGTGACCCCTCGGACACGCTTCAACGTCGAAGAGCGGCTGGTGAACGTCAGCTACGTGGTCAAGCAGGGGCCGCTGGTCTACTTCGACGAGGTGAGGATCGCCGGCAACGTCAAGACCCGGGACAAGGTGATCCGGCGGGAGCTCGAAGTGGCGGAGGAGGCACGGTTCTCCTCGGCGAGAGTCCGGGAGAGCCGCAACGCCTTGTTGCGCACGGGCTTCTTCAAGGACGTGACCGTGTCCACGGAGAAGGCCGACCGGGATGACCGGATCAACCTGGTGGTGAACGTGGAGGAAGCGCCCACCGGTACCTTCAGCGTCGGCGCGGGCTACAGCACCGCCAGCGGGTTCTCCTTCCGAACCTCCCTGGAAGAACGCAACCTCTTCGGCACCGGACGGCGGGTGTCCGCGGACCTCACGCTGAGCAAAACCGACCAGGACATCGTCCTGGGCTTCGTGGAACCGCGCATTTTCGATACCCGCGCGGATCTCGGTTTCGACGTTTTCCACACCACCGCGGAGTACGCCACGTGGACGAACCGGCGCAGCGGTTTCTCCACCCGGATCAGCGTTCCGTTGCGATACCTTCGCCTGCCGTACCTCGGACGCCGCGCCGATGTCTGGCGCAGCGATGATCCGGACCTGGAGCCCGGGTTCTCCATCCTGGATCACCTTAACGGCGGCATCGGCTACACCTTTTTTCGTTCCAAGGTAACGGACGTGGACAACGACGCGCCGCTGAGTATCGAGCCGGGAGCATCCACCACGAGCGCGGTCACGCCGAGGCTTTCCTACGACACGCGCAATCACTTCTTCTCCCCCACCGCGGGCACGCGCTCCACGCTGTCCGTCAAGCTGGCCGGGCTTGGGGGAGACAACCGCTTCATGCGCAGCGACTTCTCCATAGCCTGGTACTATCCCATTCTCGCGAATTTCGACTGGGGCAAGAGCTTTGCCCTGATGCTCGGAGGCCGGATCGGCTACGCGGACTCCTGGACGGAACGGCAATTGCCGCTGTTCGAACGCTACTTCGCCGGCGGCATCAACTCGGTGCGCGGGTACGAGTATCGTACCCTGGGTCCGCGGGAATGCCCGCGGGACGATCCCGATTGCGACGACCCCGCGGCCGACGGCGAGGCCGTGGGCGGCAACAAGCAGCTCATCCTCAAGACCGAGCTGCACTTTCCGATCGCGAATCAATGGGGTTTCCGGGGCTCCCTCTTCTTCGACCAGGGACAGGCGTTCGGCCCTGCCGAGAACATCCGTATCGAGGAGCTGAAGCGTTCGGTGGGGCTGGCGATGCAGTGGCAGTCGCCCATCGGACCGGTCAGACTGAGTTGGGCTTACCCGGTGAACGCGGAGCCGACCGATCAGAAGGAGCTTCTCGGGTTCGCGTTCGGAGCGCTGGGCGGTTTTTGACGGCGCTGGTTGCCGGGCGGTATAATTGAGCTATATTCTTGTTGGAGGTTATGGTGACCCGAGTCTGTGCGGTTCTCTTGTTGACGCTGCTGCTGACCCCCGCGTGGGGCCAGGAGCTCAAGGTCGGGTTCGTCAATCTACAGAGGGCCATAAGCTTGTCCGAGCGCGGCAAGAGCGCGCGCGCCCAGTTCCAGGCCTCGGTCAAGGACAAGCAGGATGCATTGCGGAAGGAGCAGCAGGCCATCGAGAAGGAGCAGCGGGACCTGCAGAAGCAAGGCGTCCTGATGAAGGAGAGCGAGCGGGCCAAGGCACAGCTCCGCTTCCAGCGGCGCGTGCGCGATTACGAGCGCGACAAGCGCGACATGCAGGAGGAATTGGCTCTCAGGGAACGCGAGATCACCGACGGTATCCTGAAGGACCTGCAAAAGATCATCGCGGAGCTGGGCAAGACCGGGAAGTTCACCATGATCCTTGAACGAAGCCAGCTTCTCTACACGGACAAGGGTACCGACGTCACCGATGACGTGATCAAGCTTTACGACGAGCGCTTCAAGAAGACGGCCGACAAGGACAGGTGACCACCTCAGGCAAATCGCTCGCGGAACTCGCCGAGCTCGTCGGCGGACGGGTGGCCGGTGACGCGGACGTGACCATCCAGAGGGTGTCTTCCATAGAGGACGCCGGCCCGGACGACATCACTTTTCTGGCCCATCCGCGCTACCGGGCGCATCTGGCCGCGTGCAACGCCGGCGCTGTCATCGTGGCCCACGATCTGCGCGCGGACGTCGCGCTCAACTTTCTTCACGTCGACGATCCCCACCGGGCGTTCGCGCAAATACACGCGTTGTTCAATCCCCCGGCCGTGCACGCGCCGGGCGTCAGCCCCTTGGCCGCCGTCGATCCGTCCGCCGTCGTGGAACCGGGCGCCAGCCTCTACCCTCAATGCTGCGTGGGAAAAGACGCCCGGATCGGCGAGAGGACGGTGCTCATGCCTGGCGTGTCCGTCGGCGCCGGAGCGCGGCTCGGCCGTGATTGCGTGCTGCATCCCAACGTGACGGTGGCGGATGGCTGCCAGGTCGGCGACGGCGTCGTTCTTCACGCGGGCGTGGTCATCGGCAGCGACGGCTTCGGCTACGCGGGCCACGGTCCGGGGCGTCTCAAGGTGCCGCAGGCCGGGATCGTGGAGATCGGCGATCACGTCGAGATCGGCGCCAACACCGCCATCGATCGGGCCACCATCGGCAGCACCCGCATAGGGGCGGGCACGAAGATCGATAATCTCGTGCAGATAGGGCACAATGTGGTGGTCGGCGAACGGTGCCTGATCATCGCCCAGACGGGCATTGCCGGCAGCGCGGTGGTGGGTGACGACGTGGTGCTGGCCGGACAGGTGGGCGTCAAGGACCACGTGGAGATCGGCTCCCGGTCGGTGATCGGGCCCAAGAGCACCATCGTGCAATCGGTCCCGCCCGGCTCCGTGCTCTCCGGCCTGATCTCGGCCGCGCCGCACAAGGAGTGGCTCAGGGTGATACGGCTCCTGCCGAAACTGCCCGCGCTTTGGCGGCGGGTGGCCGAGATCGAGAGAGCCTTGCGCCTGACGGCCTCTACGGAGGACAAGGAGGTCCGGTAGCGAAATGATGGACGTAATCGAGATACGCAAGCTGATCCCGCATCGCTATCCGTTCCTTCTGGTGGATCGAATCGTGGAGCTCGAGCCCAACAAGCGCATCGTGGGCATCAAGAACGTCAGCATCAACGAGACCTTCTTCCAGGGCCACTTCCCGGACAAGCCCGTCATGCCGGGCGTGCTGATCTGCGAGGCCATGGCGCAGGTAGGCGCGGTCTTCGCGCGGTGCAGCGACCCATCTCCGGACAACGACCCGTGGGACAAGGTTTTCGTCCTTACGGGTCTCGACCGGGTGAAGTTCAAGCACCTGGTGGTGCCGGGCGATCAGTTGCGCATCGAGTTGGAAATCACGCGGCGACGCAAGAACTATTGGCGCCTCGCCGGGCATGCGACGGTGGACGGACGGCGCGTGGCGGAGGCGGAATTGTCCGCCATGGAGATGCCTGCGTGACGCCGGACGTGCCCGCGGACCGGGTCGGCCTGATCGCCGGCAGCGGCCGCTTTCCATTAATATTCGCCCGCAACGCGCGACAGGCCGGGGTACGCGTCATCGCGGTGGCTCACCACGGGGAAACGGACCCGGAGATCGAGCAGTTCGCCGCGGAGGTCACCTGGATCCGGGTGGGCCAGTTGGGGCGGATCATCCGGACCTTCCACAAGGCCGAGGTCCGTCACGCCGTCATGGCGGGCGGCATCCGCAAGGTGCGCATGTTCTCGAACTTCAGGCCCGATCCCAGAGGCTTGGCACTGTTGGCGCGGATGCGGCGCCGCGACGACGACCACCTGTTGCGCGGGGTCGCCGGGGAGCTCGAGGGCGAGGGCATCCGGGTGGTGCCTTCAACGATTTTCCTCGAACGCATCATTCCCGGAACGCCGGGCGTGTTGACCCGCACCGAGCCGAGCGAACAGCAATGGCGGGACGTGCGTCAGGGAATCCCCATGGTGAAGACGCTCGGACGCATGGGCATCGGTCAAACCCTGGTGCTGAAGGAGGGGGTCGTCTTGGCCGTCGAGGCCATCGAGGGCACGGATGCCGCCATCCGTCGCGGTGGCGACGCTGTGGAAGGCTCCATCGTGGTGGTCAAGATGAGCAAGCCGGACCAGGACCTGCGCTTCGACGTGCCCGCCATCGGCCCGGGGACCATCGAGGTCCTGCGGGAAGTCGGGGGCGGCGTGCTCGCGGTGGAGTGCGGGCGGTCGATTCTGCTGGACAAGGAGGAGTTGCTGGCGGCCGCCGACGATGCGGGCATCGCGGTAGTGGCGGCGGCTTCGGAGCCGGAATGAGCGAGCGGGACCCCATCGCGGTGGGCGTGATCGGCGTGGGCTACGCCGGCAGCCTCCATGCGACCAAGTACGCGTCCTTGCCCGCGGCCGAGCTTGTGGCCGTGGCCGACATCGACGAACGGCGCGCGCAAGAGGCCGGGGCACGTTACCAGGTGCACGCGGTCACCGATTTCCGGCGGATGCTGGAACGCGTGCGCTGCGTGAGCGTTGCCGTGCCGACGCAGCAGCACTACTCGGTCGCCCGCGCTTGCCTGGAGGCGGGAGTCGACGTGCTCGTGGAAAAGCCCATCACTGCGACGGTGTCCGACGGTTGCGAGCTGGTGAAGGCCGCGCGGCGCCACGGACGCGTCCTTCAGGTGGGGCACCTGGAGCGCTTCAATCCGGTGGTGCGCGCACTCTCCTCGGTGATCTCGGCGCCGCGGTTCGTGGAGTGTCACCGGCTGGCGCCGTTCATTGCCCGGGGCACGGACGTCGACGTGGTGCTGGACCTGATGATTCACGACATCGACGTGATCTCCAGCCTGGTGCACGCGCCCGTGGCCCAGATCGACGCCACCGGCGTCACCGTGCTCACGGAAAGGCCCGATATCGCCAACGCGCGCATTC
This window of the Deltaproteobacteria bacterium genome carries:
- a CDS encoding SUF system NifU family Fe-S cluster assembly protein, which produces MSDLRDLYQELILDHNRKPRNFGPLAGANRSARGVNPLCGDKVTVHLHVEDDRVTGVSFEGTGCAISIASASVMTESLKARSCDDAREMFERFHQMVAADDGGGNNGAGMGKLAAFAGVRDYPARVKCATLAWHTLRAALDGDGKAVSTE
- a CDS encoding ABC transporter ATP-binding protein: MAALIEIRGLVKSYIAGDRRVDVLADLDLALEQGERLAIIGDSGVGKSTLLYIIGTLDRADGGTLRYEGRDVTGWSDDEISALRNRTIGFVFQFHHLLPDFNALENVMMPALIARWDRPRARESALELLDIVGLAHRLTHRPGELSGGEQQRVAIARALILGPRLMLADEPTGNLDPGTAGEIEDLLCGLNEERGLGLIVTTHNRHLAGRMNRRLELREGRLFAFAE
- a CDS encoding DUF59 domain-containing protein; the protein is MESVAEQKDIERRAIEAIQTCYDPEVPVNIHEMGLIYGVEVDPLGLVTVTMTLTAPNCPAAQSLPAEVEEKVRAVDGVTDVHVDIVWEPPWDPSRMSDAAKLQLGML
- a CDS encoding cysteine desulfurase yields the protein MGQVRTTGWNGTENGFDVARVREDFPILGESVHGKPLVYLDNAATAQKPRSVIERVAGYYETENSNIHRGVHRLSELATRAYEDARGAVRRFLNAAQDREIVFVRGATEAINLVARCYGGVHLEAGDEVVISAMEHHSNIVPWQLICQEKGAVLRVIPVDDRGDVVMEAYHRLLGPRTRIVALPHVSNALGTVNPIKEMIADAHRAGIPVLIDGAQGAPHAAVDVQDLDCDFYAFSSHKLYGPTGVGVLYGKAGLLEAMPPYQGGGDMILTVSFEATEYNDLPYKFEAGTPNIAGVIGLGAAVEYLAGLGIEAVAAHEDRVLAYAVERLTHVPGLRLIGTPARRASLVSFIFGDVHAHDIGTILDQEGIAVRTGHHCAMPVMDRFGVPATVRASFACYNTEAEVDVLAEGLERVRRLFDGV
- the lysS gene encoding lysine--tRNA ligase: MDEANEQMAVRRQKVAQLQAQGLPVYPNDFRPSHTAEDIRERHGDLDPDGLEALTEEFALAGRIRAHRPHGKAAFFELEDRSGRLQVYARKDKLGDEAYARVRAADVGDIVGVAGRLFRTRTNELTIEAREVRLLSKCIRPLPEKWHGLKDVETRYRQRYVDLMVNPEVREVFRHRSRIISLIRRFLEQRGFLEVETPMMQPMAGGAAAKPFVTHHNALDLDLYLRVAPELFLKRLLVGGLERVFELNRNFRNEGLSTRHNPEFTMVEFYQAYADYRDMMELTEELFVELAQAVRGSLRIPWGEHEVNLGRPWQRLSLVEGVARHAGVDESELGNAESLRKLAERHSLKVDPKLGRGKLLVELFEHLVEPGLIQPTFVTGYPLEVSPLARRNDANPAFVDRFELFIGGRELANAFSELNDPADQRRRFEEQAAARRAGDDTACEVDEDYVRALEYAMPPAAGEGIGIDRLVMLLTDSPSIRDVILFPLLRS
- the sufD gene encoding Fe-S cluster assembly protein SufD; translated protein: MNGAASDQQGYLEDYEKLAARASRNGGAWVGDLRRRAMDRFRSLGFPTTRDEEWKYTSLEGLRRARLRTIDTATGGARGRDPFESGDWERYELMFPWTGEGKTGPGVREGRERGSDAGNANVAEKGSNRVAAAAGARDGDVFIGRLADAVELGLPWVKANLGRHADYDGHALRALNTAFVEDGGAVRLGRGVDLDRPVHMVFLADAGQESNRIVHPRTLVVVGAGSRLTLVEAYAGSGDAVHCTNAVTEIVLEDDAELDHYRLVREGGGTFHLGTVQVHQSRNSRYRSHSVTTGGAMTRVELNALFDGEGADCLLQGLYVAGGSQHVDSRTAIEHAKPHGTSSELYKGVLNDRARAVFNGKIVVRKDAQKTDARQSNRNLMLSRDAEIDSKPQLEILADDVRCAHGTTIGQLEEDEMFYLRSRGLDAALARKLLVHGFASEILDGVAIEPLRDGLTSRVLAELGA
- a CDS encoding ABC transporter permease, translated to MPYELFVGLRYLRARRSERFISLLTVISVLGVMIAVVTLNVVIAVMTGFEEVLRDRLLGLNAHVLLVRPASYLRGYDDLARRVGEREDVVSAAPMLTGHIILTSRSRVSGVVVRGIDPDRSSVELQEHLREGRLDGLKTRTPATVDGRELHLPGIIIGDRLAEQLRVGLGDALQAVSPIGSPTAVGIIPRIRRFAVVGIFDSGMREYDSGLAFLGLPAAQDFFGVGKVATSIEVTVTDVGDAQAIAAGIQEDVGDRYRVEDWTRLWPNLFAALRLEKTVYFLVLLLMVLIAAFNIVSTLIMVVMEKRKDIAVLRSMGASRGSIRWIFLLKGWIIGAAGTLLGVVFGYVLARLIERYQFIDLPEDVFVVSTVPVSISPLYFALVALASLVICCLASIYPARQAARLHPVDVIRYE